The Aedes albopictus strain Foshan chromosome 2, AalbF5, whole genome shotgun sequence region cgatcaaaaaacgatcaaatctgactatacatgtcaatggttgctactccgtgattgatctgagctggtgccaatttcactgagatccaaatgaataagggctgggacactccacttattctcaaagtgtaattctagcagctcatacattttggatcaataacggcgccggccacgcccttatagtcagttgggaagggaaaggaatgttagagtgtgctaccaaagaccgagatcacctctgcatccccacaagcagcacggactggggtattttggttagacggaaaggatgggagatctgagagtcaccgttgggtcggtgatgcgatccatggatagggggttatttatagtgttcgtaaggtgatagattgtgtggtaaaTAAGGTGAAtaggcacagcacgctttggttgcataacttgtaggcgagaatttgatgtttgtcccatactaatgaatatacatgagttgtatatgtagagaagagagagagagagtgaggaagtgcatagaaagatacaaagtaggatgaaaagggacgggccagggattgaacccatgaccttctgcatacgaatcagaagcgatagccactagaccaccaagcccgtctagctGAAGtcttattgcatgctgatatatGGTGTAttaagagcaatcattactttacatgcaaactcaaggttgatttaaagtggaaatgggcaattatagaatcaaattacgattatactggtatctTAAATCAgacgcataattgccatttccactctaaatcaaccttaagtgtttatgcaaagtaatcattgctctaaatacaccgtatatctgcatgcaataaggcttcagtgcCGTGGTCACCTGGGTAATTAGGAGTGTCCATCAATTTGAGCAACTAAATGCTTTTTTggagaggactttcagaaaatcatcatttaaaacatgtttaacccttatgtggccgacagggtacccgggctcccagcgcccatttaaaaagcacggtgtagaaaaaagcaaaaagtttgtcggacacataacggtttaTAGACAAAGTGCAAATATTGGGCCGATCTCACCGAGAGTTACTCACTAGGAACTATGTTCATGCACCCTCAGCTCCATGCAACTATGTCCTGGCAAGTGGTAAGTTTAATGACTAAATTATCCCTGTAGCTTCCCGAAACCCCATAAAATACACCATTACTTCTGAGATATGCCTTGAGACCGCCTCAAAGCTTTCAAATCGCTCTAAAAATcatctggaacgccctgaaacatcaagaaatctatCATAATGCTTTGAGATGccttgaaactcttctgaaaccgCCTGATTTGCCTTTAAACTCCACTTGAAGCTCTCCTTCGAATCCCCCAGTAATCTCTGAAGCACCATGAGGTCACATGAAACCCTCTAAAATCCTTTTGACACAATACTGAAACGCAGTCGTTTGACTAGTACATTGCATCCATCTACTGTGTACAGATTAAGATCTGTTCAACCACCGTGGCTCAATACATCGATTCCCGATGTGGCAAGCGACGATGACGAATGTAGAACAACGCACGGTGTCaacattttgattattatcgaactttcatgtacctcggatttttcttcgaaaatgattagtttttgggctatatattcataatcggacaactagaaaatatttcatcggcgaaagtttttccatacattttgtgtgggacgttttttgggctaaaatagtaattattaatttttagtatggaaaatagccaaaaactcagctaactcaaatattccccgatagaatattttcaaattttgcatttatacattatagccgaaattctaacattctatgtagaaaaatccgaggtacatgaaagttcgataataatcaaaattttgacaccgtgcaacggTGAGTGGGCAGATTCTCCGTACGGTTATTTAGTGTCAGATAACCCTCGAAACTGTTAAATGTTATATATTTCTCGTTGAATAAAGGTTGTTGTTATAGAGTATTTTTCTTCTAAGTTTCTTCGGAATTACACTGCAGACCCCTGGAAGTATAATTTAAGCCCCAGGTATTCTCATGACACCTTATTAAACGCCATCAAACTCCTGCAAAATATCAAAGGTTTATTTTAAGCACTTGGAAATTCCCGTGAAACTTCCGAGGCCCTTTTGAAGCTACCTTAAGCCCACTGAAGTTCCCTAAAACttattgaaacactttgaaatgcCGTGAAAACCATCCGGAACCTATTTGAACTCCTTGAAGCTCTTCTGAAGTttcctaaaacgccttgaaacgctttgaaatatcTTGAGATCCATGTTAACAATACATCAACTCCCGAATGCCAGCTTAAAACCGAGAACCACCGGTCaatctttgaaacgccttgaaaccgctCTACGAATTTTCCCCAGAGGTCCCTTTAAAAACCCTCCACCCACAGGTTCCATTCGGAAATCTTcacgtgatttcttcagaaacttttaaaGGTTTTCCATTAAATAATCTTCCGTGGATCTTTCATCTAGGAATTCGTACAGAATTTTCCAAGGTTTCCACTAGAGAACAGGGCTGACAATCGTTGTTCTCGTCACAACTGCGTGAAGAAAAAATTAAATCATCTTCGTCCAATAGAACAACGTTGATGGTTAGAGGTTTCCGTTGCCGTCCAAAGGTTCCACGACGAAGCTCAGTCATAAATAGTCGATCACTTACGATGAAGGGTGCAGTGAACGCCACCAAGAAATAGCTTTTATTAGTGTTTTTGTGCATGTGATACTGTGGCACCTCGGTAAGAATAATGGATTAGAAGAGCGAAACGAAACGAAGGACGATTTATTTTTCCTTTCATCGCAAACCCTTCACGACTGCAGAAAGGTCATCAAATATGAAACGTGACGATCGGATGGCGTCGATCAGTTCTGCTGGAAAAACTTCCTTTAAATTCTAGCAtgacttacttaccgatcagacgaaggcctgagtgtcctctgctgtacgtaggagtcctcTCTTCATTCTACTCGGCCCATGGCCGTgtatctccagttccgcattctgcgaagggtccgcaaatcctCCTCCTCTGGATCaatccatctagctcgctgcacaccacgtcttcttgaaccggtcggatgactctcgagaatcattttagtcgggttgcaatCCGACATCGTGATGACGCGATATGCCCATCGTAGCCTGccgatttttgcggtgtggacgatggtaggTCTAGTAGGTTCTCTCAGTAACTGGTGCAGTTGGTGATACactcgccttcttcaagtcccgtcttccatctgcactccgccgtagatggttcgCAGCACCTATctatgcacgtagagtccataaaTGACCGGTGTAATTCATAGCTGCcaaagctggtctcgatcgattgtatcatacgccgatttgaaatcgatgaacaagtgatgtgtgggcacgttgtattcgcagtatttctgcagcacctggcggattgcgaacatctggttcgttgtagcacGGTCACCCAATTTAGCCTGATTACCCCACGAACtgtcttgcaatcgatgatagacggcggcataaaatttgagagtatcttgtaggcagcgctcagtagtgaaATCGCGCGATAGAAGACTGAGTTCAGCCGGTTCCGCGCCTCTCTATAACGtacctcattcgccctcgtacggtgttgcaacattcttgcccatgctgcattcttctcgtttttcaactgttcacattcgccgtcatgccagtcgtttctgtgatttggagtcgcgaagGAGTTAAAAGGTGCAAAACTGATTGCTGAATGTTTGTTAAGTAAGGATAAACTCTAGTGGAggctcgactgtatcgtttcaactatcattaaaaacggctacgcagtctcggaattagcaaacgatgtttgttacttgcccaacgtttcgacacggggttagtgtcttccccctgaagaagacactaaccccgtgtcgaaacgttgggcaagtaacaaacatcgtttgctaatttcgagactgcgtagccgtttttaatgatagtaaGGATAAACATTTAAAACTGATCGCCTGTATTCTTTTAAATGTGAAACGAATTtatttaatcttgctatttttgACACACCCGTTTATTACACTGAGAATGCCTTTGAATCCTTAGCAAATATACTTTGATTGTTGGAATATGTGCAGCTGATCTGGCAGTACAAGGGTGCAACTACGGGCATTTCATTGAGCTCAAGCGATGCGTTCGATGaaataatttatgcaattcagtatcataatttctattttatataactcatttttgtatcataatggccaacctttccgaactggttcataatgcaactgaaatgagttgcataatgaaaaatagttgcataatgttcataaagcaactcaaatgagttgtataatgaaaaaatcattgcataaaattgtgtatggaactcgttgcaaaactcgattttttcagcactcttagtatttatccaactcggcaagcctcgttggataaatgtacgactagtgccgaaaaaattaactttttgcaactcgttacataaataactattatttacCTTTAGAGTATAGACTATGTATAGAGATTACAGTTgattattgatttataaaaaatatcttCTAATATTTGTTTATTCCTTTCTCCCATTTGCCCCACACAGTGCCCATGAAGTACGAAATCGGTGGCTACCGAAACAGCGTCGATCTGGACGCAGAGCAAACGGAAGCCCGGTACGACCAGGGTATGCTGTCGGACATCATGAACGACGAGCGGCCGCCGAGTGAGCTGCAGAAGGCCGAGAGCTGTGTGGCGGACAATTTCAAATACGACCACGGACAGAAGGTGAGTGAGTATAAATAGAGTGCTCGCAAATTGATTGGAATTGGTGCCAAAGGTGTGTCTATTGGAAGCGGTCAGTTCCAGCTGCTGTTTGGGGTATTTTTTGGACTTTGTCCAAAACGACactgtgttttttttagaaagtgcAACCTTCCAATGATGATGCTGGTAAAATAACAGTTAGCTGTCACACCGTTGGTTATTGCACTTGGTTCTCAAAATAGCACAACGTTTTGAAAAAGTCCTACGATTTTTTTATACGCTTTCCCTGTTTTTATCATTGCAGATTCAGCGATATGATCCTTGCGAAATTTGTCTCTGTATAGACGGTGAAATATTCTGTTGGTGGAAGCAGTGTGGTAAGTATCTTAGTTTTTTTGTCTTTTCAATACCAAATTCTGGAAATTGCACGATAGCTACATTTCATTTTCATCATCATCGGAGAATTCTCATCAATGTCGAAGAATATGTTGCAAAAACTTCTGGAATCCTGTTTTCTGCGCGTTTGAAAAATGCGTACTCATCATTTGTCccattgaaattgaatgaaagaacCTAGTACCATTCAGATTCAAATCAATCACTCTTGTTTTTCTCATACCGGAACAGATGTCCCTGCACAACCCATGCtcgacgacgatggcgacgacgacagACCACTCGGTGCCATCGGTGACGTCCAACTGGCCACCACTTCATCGTCACAACTGACAACATACAACGCTTCatcttcgacgacgacgacgacgacaccatCCGTCGACCCATCGAAACCTTCAGCCGGCGAGTTGACCAATGTTGCAACCGCTTCCCCGCAACCCGTAActtccgccgctgccgcagcagCTCTGCCATATCCGGATCAACCGGACTCcagccaacagcagcagcagcagctgaacGTCCGAACAGTGCAGCATCCCCCTCAGTCACCCCCGGAGAACATCCCGCAGAACATTCTCTCGTTTCCACAGTCACCGCCCATTATGATGATGTATCGACCGGGACTCCTGGGAGGAAAAAATGCTTCCTCTTCGGGTGCAAGCACAACCTCCGAGCGGAACAAACACGGAGGACCGCTGAAAAAAGTCAAACCACTTCATCTCGCTGCtaatggtgctggcggtggtggtggtaaaaAGTCCTACCGGAAGTCGAAGGGCGGCAAAGGCTACGTAATAAACTACGGACGCATTGAGGGTGGGCTGGAGGATGGGGGAGGCCGAACGCGGGTGCTTGCCGTCACGGAAAGGATACCGCAGCTCTCGGCGGACGGAATGAGAGTTTTGAATGATGGGGAGCGTGGTTTTGTGCCGGCGGTTGGTGGATTTGGGGCCGGGTGGCGGCACGATGACAAAAACGAGAGCGATGACGATGATGGTGACGACGATGAAGATGACGACGGGGATGaggatgatgaagatgatgacgaAAGTAATGAAGCCGTTGGTCAACGAAGCAATGTGAATGCCGGGGCGAATAGCGGTAAGTTGGAGTTAATTTCTTCGACATTTAAAAACCTCTTCTCATGATAGTTTTGAACGGCCATTGGTTCCATGTTTtgtatttttagaattccatgcattttttttcaatttaggtcGGCTATATAACGAATTCATAACAGAAATGCATAAGGAATCATAcacaaatgacgtagcattttttggacGATTCTCAAGACCCCCTTCTCCTCGTAATAATATCATGGACTCTCCttcccccctaaaatgctacgtagacagtgaagacaaagaagacagagatcatagagaagatagagaagacagaaaagacagagaagacagagaagacaaagaagacagagaagacagagaagacagagaagacagagaagacagagaagacagagaagacagagaagacaaagaagacaaagaagacagaagacagagaagacagagaagacagagaagacagagaagacagagaagacagagaagacagagaagacagataagacagagaagacagagaagacagagaagacagagaagacagagaagacagagaagagaaagaagacagagaagacagagaagacagagaagacagaaaagacaaagAAAACAGAAGAGACAGAGAATGCAGAGAGaatagagaaaacagagaaggtaAGGAGGACAGAGAAGACGatacgattcctccagaagattcttctgagattactccagaagttaTTTTATGCATTTattcttgaatttcttctggtatatATCCTGCAGTTCCTTTAATGATTATTCCAAGAAtgtcttctggaattactccggATATCTTTCCTGAAACTTTTCTGTATTACTTTAAGGGTTTTTTCTGGATGCTTTTCTggtattatttttctaaaattccttctgagaGACCTGCAGACGATCTgtctgaaattcctcatggagctcTATCTGGGATTTCAACTGACATTTCTTTCGGTATTGTTGgaattgtttctgggattcctgtaaGGTTTTACTTCTGCGTGTCTCTctccttctgggatccctcaaGGAGTTTATTCAGGGAGATTCTTGTACACGTGGAGATCTGACTGGAATTCTTCAAGTAGTATCTTTTGGTTTTCTTCCTTATCTTGCTTCTGTTTTATTTTTGGGAATTTCATGTGAGATTTGTAGgcatatttttcagggatttctccaaaatttttgtTCTGATatttctgcgattcctccagaagatccttgatATCcctcaaatatttatttttggggTTCTCCTCGAAGTTGTTTTGGTATGCCTAGTAGCGTGCCTTCTGTTTAGGTTTCTCTTCAGAGATCCCTTATGAAGTTCCACCAGCAATCTTCTACGATCCCATGAGAAGTTTATTTTAAGATTCTTGAGGGATcacagaactccttgaggaacatgAGAAACAAGTTCCATTTTCTTTTAACGATATTTCATGCCCAGGGTAGTTTATcttggaacccacgctttacttctcttccgaaggaagaactcaaactTTTGTGAATTAGTCAGGACTggtatttgatcccaggtcctcggcgggaAAGCCACGCATTGTAACCACCAGACTACACTAAATAAGTTCTTAAAGACATATTTTCCTGTACTTCCTGGAAAAAAACACTCAGCTGAACTCCAGTAGGAATAGTAGGAATAGAGAAATCATTTGTAATATTCGCAGATATATTTTTTGAACTTTGTAATTTTGTAAGTGACAACAATTTTTCAAGTTAAGGACAAAAACAATGGTTTTAAAGTTGGAAAACATTAGGAAATCCAAAACAGAAGTGCCAGAATAAATGCCTGAAATtcaagcaaagccaaagcaagtCCAAGAAAGTACCGCTggtagaatttcaaaaggatctccaggagaaatccctgaaggaattccttgaagaatctcataAAAAACTCTTTGCCTGAAACTTCTACCGGTACCAAAAATAATTAACCCTACGTCCATTCGGCCTTATGACCCTCGGTTGAATGACCTTATCTTTTATTATCTCTTTTATCTTTTCATAAAATATCCTCCATTCACGTAAAGAGGTTCCACTGCGCCAATTATTTCCTATATCTCACCATCCTTAATCCACGCCTTACCCATTCATCCACAGATGAAGGCTTCGGTGGCTACGGATTCGGCATGATCAAGGAACCGGAAGACGATAAACAGCAGCACTATATTATCACCTCGTCGGGGCACGTGGAAATGTTCGACGACAACAGCATGGAAGCAACGGAAAATGCCTTCGGTATGAATCGATTGCCCTCGGTGCAGCAGCAACTAGGCTCGACGAGTACGACCACCATTCCGCCGTTGGCCTTGGTTCTCGGTGGCACCCTGGACGACAGTCCAAATCAGTCTGCCACCAGTTCATCGGTCCGCCGGCAAGATAATGGCGGGTCGGATAGCAACCAGGGTGGACCGATTGCACCATTGATAGTAATGACCACCAACGTGACGCAACACTCCAATTATTCAGTGCGATTTTCGCCGGATGCTGCTGGAGGCAGTCCGCCATTGACACAGTATGCGCCACAGCTCCTTTCGCCATCGGCAGTTCAACAATCGGCCGGATCGGTTATTGATGTACTAAattcgacgacaacgacgacgacgacgacgatggtggaTGGCACTGACTATCTGGACGATAATCAGACGGAATTGATCTACCCGGCCATTCCCGGGttgagtagcagcagcagcagcagtagcagtagcgGTAGTAGTGGTGGTAGCAGTAGCTACGCCAGTAGGCGGACAGGCGAGGGAGATGGTCAACAGGTGCACATGACAACGACGAGTACGACCACGAACAGTGCGACAGCGGAAACGAGGAAAACGCCGGAGCAACATTGCGTTGTGATGGGTAAGTTTAAATAATATTAAAGAGATTAAATTATAGGAAACTATGGGGATAGAGATCGAAATATAATAGACACATTCTTTGGGGGTAAACGTCGTAACGTCGCGTAAAAAAATGACAAAACTTAATGattgttcgaatgagtgtaatcagtttcgtaccttttaattccgccctattttgcttatcctttgacagatacgcgtatttcgactaccacttgtaatcttcctcagtgtcagttatccaagtggatttttcatggtgcgtgtactcagtacacgacgcgaccgctcccgggttagaCATGCTGCTGAATAGAAAACAAAACTGAATTTGAGTCAACAAACAAATGTTGGCTCTGATCGCTTTGATTGTGCTTGTCTTCGACATCGTTGAGGGTAGAACGAAGAGCATGTGATATTGTTACTGTTGTTCTTTATCAGTGACTCCGAAGTCCATCAATCGTCTGAATCAATGAATCcattccatgagaaatct contains the following coding sequences:
- the LOC109420166 gene encoding uncharacterized protein LOC109420166, whose amino-acid sequence is MSSRTMELRIVPVIQFVTIVAALKLGAVSCVPMKYEIGGYRNSVDLDAEQTEARYDQGMLSDIMNDERPPSELQKAESCVADNFKYDHGQKIQRYDPCEICLCIDGEIFCWWKQCDVPAQPMLDDDGDDDRPLGAIGDVQLATTSSSQLTTYNASSSTTTTTTPSVDPSKPSAGELTNVATASPQPVTSAAAAAALPYPDQPDSSQQQQQQLNVRTVQHPPQSPPENIPQNILSFPQSPPIMMMYRPGLLGGKNASSSGASTTSERNKHGGPLKKVKPLHLAANGAGGGGGKKSYRKSKGGKGYVINYGRIEGGLEDGGGRTRVLAVTERIPQLSADGMRVLNDGERGFVPAVGGFGAGWRHDDKNESDDDDGDDDEDDDGDEDDEDDDESNEAVGQRSNVNAGANSDEGFGGYGFGMIKEPEDDKQQHYIITSSGHVEMFDDNSMEATENAFGMNRLPSVQQQLGSTSTTTIPPLALVLGGTLDDSPNQSATSSSVRRQDNGGSDSNQGGPIAPLIVMTTNVTQHSNYSVRFSPDAAGGSPPLTQYAPQLLSPSAVQQSAGSVIDVLNSTTTTTTTTMVDGTDYLDDNQTELIYPAIPGLSSSSSSSSSSGSSGGSSSYASRRTGEGDGQQVHMTTTSTTTNSATAETRKTPEQHCVVMGVPYKVGAVLKQETGNCLHCVCMQGPDSDPVPRVTCTPLNCPPLILPDILDGAGF